Proteins encoded within one genomic window of Triticum aestivum cultivar Chinese Spring chromosome 2D, IWGSC CS RefSeq v2.1, whole genome shotgun sequence:
- the LOC123049266 gene encoding uncharacterized protein produces MGLCMSSGGAAAAVRADGQPASTAMVLLPTGELREYPRPATAAEALDDNSVAGDAGWFLCDADAMGFEGPVAAVAGAEELRPGQIYFVLPAEARKNGLRREDLAALAVRASAALVSKANANASGSGGRRRRAGSVSPLVFAPPPEVDGTLAYKTVPALAAKRRPVARAKSAGRMQRFAPDLTAIPECE; encoded by the coding sequence ATGGGGCTCTGCATGTctagcggcggcgcggcggcggcggtgcgggcagACGGGCAGCCTGCCTCCACGGCTATGGTACTGCTGCCAACCGGGGAGCTGCGGGAGTACCCGCGCCCGGCCACAGCGGCAGAGGCGCTCGATGACAACTCGGTGGCTGGGGACGCCGGCTGGTTCTTGTGCGACGCCGACGCGATGGGGTTCGAGGGCCCCGTGGCCGCCGTGGCCGGGGCCGAGGAGCTCCGCCCGGGGCAGATCTACTTCGTGCTCCCCGCCGAGGCCCGTAAGAACGGGCTACGGCGCGAGGACCTCGCCGCGCTCGCCGTCAGGGCGTCCGCGGCGCTCGTCAGCAAGGCCAACGCCAACGCCTCCGGCAGCGGCGggcggaggaggcgcgccggcTCTGTTTCGCCGCTCGTGTTCGCCCCGCCGCCGGAGGTGGACGGGACCCTTGCCTACAAGACCGTGCCGGCGCTGGCGGCGAAGAGGCGGCCGGTGGCGCGCGCGAAGAGTGCCGGGAGGATGCAGCGCTTTGCACCTGATCTGACCGCCATTCCCGAGTGCGAGTGA